GAAGGTTTTAACGCTTCTACCCAGCTCCTCCTCACGCCTTATTAGGCGGAGGGCTACCTTGTCGAGCCACGTCCCCTTCCCTATCAACTTCAGGCTCAATATTCAAACCTCGCCGGCGCTTCCCTCCTCTTCTTTGATGATTTAGAAACATTTAAGCCGATTAATTAATGGTTGCCTTGACCACCCTTGTTGATCCGCATCCAATCGATCCTTAAACTCGATGCCGATTTAAGCAGCACTCTCCTCTGCTTTACAGTTGCTTTCCAGTAAATGAGGGGAGCCGCTAATGAGGCTACGGCAATTAGCAGGAGGACCGCCGTCGATGCGCTCAGCTGACCCGCCGCGACCTCCTTTATGGCTTCGAAGGCTCTCGTGCCCGTCTGAGCCAACACCATGTACAGGGTTATTTTACCAGCTAGGGTCATCAAGAAGAAGAGTTTTAAGTCGATCATTAAAGCTCCACATATTATCCCTATTATATCGAAGGGGAGGGGGGTTGCAGCGAATATAAATATGCTCCATGCACCGTAGCGGCTGTAGATGTGCTTGGCGGTCTCGAGCTCCCCCCTATTTCCTATTATTTTTCTACCTCCGAGGCCTAAAAGGTAGCTGGTCAGCTCTCCCAGGGCAGCCCCTGAACCCGCGGCTATAGCCACTAGGTAAGGGTTGAGGAACGGGCTTGCAAATATAACCGTCAAATAGCCCGGTATTGGGAGGAGTATCGAGGAGGAGGTTAGAGCCATGGCTGCGAAGATCCCGATGTATCCATAGGCCTTCACGAGAGTTGCTGTGTAGTCCTGTAAGGCTTGAACCCAGTCCAACCTCTGATTTACCCACCTACATGTATCCTCTCGACGGTCCCTCCATGGACCGGGGCTGGTTTCCTACTCAGATTATTTAAACTCCTGCCGGGAAATATATTTGTTAGGCAGAAATATATAGATGTTGAATCTTTGGAGATCTAATATTTGGGGGGCACTGGATAAGTTTGAACTCTATACGCCAGGAGATTCTAGATCTGATTGAGGATTACGACTTGGAGAACCTTAGGATCGGAGTCTTGGGCAGCCATTCAGCCTTAGAGGTCGCTTATGGGGCTAAGAAGCTGAACTTCGAGACGGTAGTTGTATGCCAGAGGGGTCGGGAGAAGACCTACACGAACTATTATAGGAACTTGTTCGACCACGTAATCCTACTCGACGAATTTAGCGGTATAGTCGAGGGTGAAATCCAGAGAGAGCTACAGGAGCTCAGTACGGTATTCGTCCCCAACAGGTCCTTTTCAGTATACGTCGGCTATGAGAACATCGAGGAGAGGTTTAAGGTGCCTCTCATGGGTAACCGTTGGATGCTGCGCATAGAGGAGAGGGATGTCCCTAGGAATCAGTACTATCTCCTAGAGAAGGCAGGGATCAAGACCCCTAAAAGATTCAGAAGCCCCGGGGAGCTCGATAGGCTCGCGATAGTTAAGGTGCCTGAGATGAGGCGTAGGATAGAGAGGGCTTTCTTCTATGCTTCAACCCCTGAGGAGTTCCATAGGAAAGCTGAGAAGAGGATAAGTCTAGGAATCATCTCCAGGGAGGATCTGGAACACGCGGTCATTGAGGAGTTTATATTGGGCGCGAAGTTTAACGCCAACTTCTTCTGGTCCCCCATCGTGGAGAGCCTAGACCTTTTAGGCTTCGACCGCAGGATCCAAACGGATCTCGACGGGCTCCTAGACCTGCCAGCCGAGCATCAACTTGAGTTGGACGTGGCCCCACAGAACGTGGAGATAGGCCATATGGGGGCTACCCTAAGGGAATCCCAGATAGAGAAGATCTTTGAGGCGGGTGAAAAGTTCGTTAAGGCTTCCATTGATGAGTACCCACCCGGCATCATAGGCCTCTTCGCGCTCCAAGGGGCTTTCACTAGGGATCTGGAATTCTACGTCTTCGATGTAAGCCCTAGGGTACCGGGCTGCCCATGCGTTGAACCCACCTCACCCTACATGAAATATAAGTATTTCAAAGAGGTGGGTCCAGGGGAGCGTATAGCGATGGAGTTGAAGTTAGCCGCGAAGAGAAACCTATTGGATAGGATAGTGACGTGAATGGGGATGGACGATCCCGAGGATGTGCTTCGCAGCTACGACCTAGACAGGATCACTATAGGAACCCTTGGAAGCCACTCCGCCCTGAACATCCTTAGGGGAGCCAGGGACGAAGGGTTCAGAACGGTATGCATCTCTAAGAGCGAATCGGCCATAATCTATGAGAGATTTAAGGTTGCCGATGAGCTCATAATTATACCTGAATTCAAGAGTCTCCTAGACGAGAAGATCCAGAAGAGGCTTGTGGAGAATAACACGATCCTCATACCCCACGGTTCCTTCAACGCCTACATAGGCCCTGAAAGGCTCATAGATAGGCTTATGGTGCCGTTGTTCGGTAATAGGGAACTACTACGATGGGAGACGGATAGAGAGAAGCAGCTAATCCTCCTTAGGGAAGCTGGGTTGAAGACGCCTCGGAGCATCGATGACCCCGGAGGGATCGAAGGGCTAACCATGGTTAAATTCCCGGGCGCAAAGGGCGGAAGGGGATACTTCATAGCCCGGGACCGCGTGGATTTCCAGCGTAAAATGGAGGATATGAGTAGAAGGGGGCTCCTAAAGCCTGAGGATAGGGAGAGGCTTCACCTCCAAGAGTACATCCTCGGTGTCCCAATATACCCATCTTACTTCCGCTCAGTCATAAGGGATTCTGTAGAACTTTTAGCAATGGATAGACGATACGAATCCGCGGTGGACGGGATCGGGCGTATACCTGCCAGGGATCAGCTTCAACTGGATTTAAACCCGACCTATACGGTTGTGGGGAATTTCCCAATAGTGGCTAGAGAGATGCTCCTAAAGGATTTCATAATCATGGGGGACAGCATTGTAAGGGCCTCCGAGAGGCTGGTTCCTCCAGGCCTCATAGGGCCTTTCTGTCTGGAAACCATCGTAAAAGACGATCTCAGCATAGTGGCCTTCGAAATCTCAGCTAGGATCGTGGCAGGGACAAACGTTGGAATAGGAGGCTTCCCCTACGCTTATCTCCTTCACGGGGAGGGAATGTACATGGGGAGGAGGATAGCCCTAGAGATAAAAGAGGGGATAGCCTCAAATAGACTCGACCTACTCGTCTCCTGAGGAACACTGGCCCAGCGATCCTCCGTGACCGCCACGCTTACCAGTTGAGGCTTAATGGAATATTAAAGGGAGCCTTTTTTATAGTTGCTGGGAAACTTTAGCTTGGGTCGGTGGGGTATCTTGGCTTCCAGTCCCGATGATGAGCTTGAAAGGCTTCACACGGAGATAGCTGAATGCACCCGTTGCCCGCTACATAGGGGTAGGAGGAGGAGCGTCCCAGGTGAAGGGAATTTTAAAGCTGAGCTCATGTTTATAGGCGAGGGCCCCGGCAGGGAAGAGGATGCCCAAGGCAGACCTTTCGTGGGCAGGGCGGGTAGGCTCCTAGATGAGCTCCTCGACGAGATCGACGTAGAGAGAAGGAATGTCTTCATTACAAATATCGTTAAGTGCCGTCCATCGGAGGGCGGGAGGGATAGAAGGCCCACAGATGAGGAGGTCAGATCATGCACCATCTATCTAGATAGGCAGATAGAATTGATAAATCCTAGGATCATATGCACCTTGGGCGATACAGCTACCAGGTACATATTCATGAAGAATAATCTAAAGATAGCCCCCCTCTCGGTGATACATGGAAAGGCCTTCAGTGTTGATGCGCGTATAATCTTTCCCTGTTATCACCCTGCAGCAGCCCTTTACAACCCCCAGCTTAGAGGCATCTTCTCAGAGGATTTCAAGAGGCTTAAAGATATCCTGAACAAGCCTCCCGGG
This region of Candidatus Bathyarchaeota archaeon genomic DNA includes:
- a CDS encoding VTT domain-containing protein — protein: MDWVQALQDYTATLVKAYGYIGIFAAMALTSSSILLPIPGYLTVIFASPFLNPYLVAIAAGSGAALGELTSYLLGLGGRKIIGNRGELETAKHIYSRYGAWSIFIFAATPLPFDIIGIICGALMIDLKLFFLMTLAGKITLYMVLAQTGTRAFEAIKEVAAGQLSASTAVLLLIAVASLAAPLIYWKATVKQRRVLLKSASSLRIDWMRINKGGQGNH
- a CDS encoding formate--phosphoribosylaminoimidazolecarboxamide ligase family protein, which produces MSLNSIRQEILDLIEDYDLENLRIGVLGSHSALEVAYGAKKLNFETVVVCQRGREKTYTNYYRNLFDHVILLDEFSGIVEGEIQRELQELSTVFVPNRSFSVYVGYENIEERFKVPLMGNRWMLRIEERDVPRNQYYLLEKAGIKTPKRFRSPGELDRLAIVKVPEMRRRIERAFFYASTPEEFHRKAEKRISLGIISREDLEHAVIEEFILGAKFNANFFWSPIVESLDLLGFDRRIQTDLDGLLDLPAEHQLELDVAPQNVEIGHMGATLRESQIEKIFEAGEKFVKASIDEYPPGIIGLFALQGAFTRDLEFYVFDVSPRVPGCPCVEPTSPYMKYKYFKEVGPGERIAMELKLAAKRNLLDRIVT
- a CDS encoding formate--phosphoribosylaminoimidazolecarboxamide ligase is translated as MDDPEDVLRSYDLDRITIGTLGSHSALNILRGARDEGFRTVCISKSESAIIYERFKVADELIIIPEFKSLLDEKIQKRLVENNTILIPHGSFNAYIGPERLIDRLMVPLFGNRELLRWETDREKQLILLREAGLKTPRSIDDPGGIEGLTMVKFPGAKGGRGYFIARDRVDFQRKMEDMSRRGLLKPEDRERLHLQEYILGVPIYPSYFRSVIRDSVELLAMDRRYESAVDGIGRIPARDQLQLDLNPTYTVVGNFPIVAREMLLKDFIIMGDSIVRASERLVPPGLIGPFCLETIVKDDLSIVAFEISARIVAGTNVGIGGFPYAYLLHGEGMYMGRRIALEIKEGIASNRLDLLVS
- a CDS encoding uracil-DNA glycosylase; translation: MLASSPDDELERLHTEIAECTRCPLHRGRRRSVPGEGNFKAELMFIGEGPGREEDAQGRPFVGRAGRLLDELLDEIDVERRNVFITNIVKCRPSEGGRDRRPTDEEVRSCTIYLDRQIELINPRIICTLGDTATRYIFMKNNLKIAPLSVIHGKAFSVDARIIFPCYHPAAALYNPQLRGIFSEDFKRLKDILNKPPGRIGKTLDEFLR